In the Candidatus Omnitrophota bacterium genome, one interval contains:
- the aroA gene encoding 3-phosphoshikimate 1-carboxyvinyltransferase, with product MKFFLVKPALRLRGKIVLLGDKSIACRSIIISAISNGKTVIKNFPANKDCLYALRALRKLGVRIKEDAKDKNAGRVTVFGKGLEGLKKPKGPIFIGDSGTTLRLTLGILAGQNFSVTLTAGRGLSQRPMLRVSAPLRMMGAEISARRIPNTQHPTPNTKFEEYPPIRIKGGDIQPITYKMPLASAQVKSAILLAGLYAKGVTRVIENVKTRDHTERMLRLFRAGIKVKQNTIVIKERRELVSPAEIFIPGDISSASFFIVSAALVPGSEVLIKNVGLNPTRTGVIKVLKRMGAKIQVPGARCQVPGFEPMGNLIVKSSQLKGTIVKEKEIPSLIDELPILMVAACYARGKTVFEGVGELRVKETDRIRSMSANLIKMGARIRVIKKDKSEDLIVYGVRELKGASVKSYADHRTAMSMVVAALRARGVTRIDDVACINKSFPNFLTLLKALLH from the coding sequence ATGAAATTTTTTTTAGTCAAGCCGGCCTTGCGTCTTAGAGGTAAAATCGTTCTCTTAGGCGATAAATCCATAGCCTGCCGTTCTATAATCATCAGCGCGATAAGTAATGGCAAAACCGTTATTAAGAATTTTCCTGCCAATAAAGATTGCCTTTATGCCTTGAGGGCCTTGCGGAAATTAGGCGTAAGGATTAAAGAAGACGCAAAAGATAAAAACGCCGGGAGAGTTACCGTATTCGGCAAAGGGCTTGAGGGTTTAAAAAAACCCAAGGGGCCTATTTTTATAGGCGATTCCGGCACTACCTTACGGCTTACTTTAGGTATTCTGGCCGGGCAGAACTTCAGCGTTACCCTTACTGCCGGCAGAGGGCTTTCGCAAAGGCCGATGCTGCGCGTTAGCGCGCCGTTAAGGATGATGGGCGCAGAGATCTCCGCTCGCCGTATACCCAACACCCAACACCCAACACCCAACACCAAATTTGAAGAATATCCACCCATAAGAATCAAGGGAGGCGATATTCAACCCATTACCTATAAGATGCCGCTGGCTTCTGCGCAGGTTAAGTCAGCAATATTACTTGCCGGACTTTATGCTAAAGGCGTAACCAGGGTTATTGAAAACGTAAAGACGCGCGATCATACAGAACGTATGCTTCGTTTATTTAGAGCCGGAATAAAAGTCAAACAGAATACTATAGTTATAAAAGAGAGGAGAGAGTTAGTTTCTCCGGCTGAGATCTTTATTCCGGGGGATATTTCTTCGGCAAGTTTTTTTATAGTTTCAGCCGCGCTAGTGCCGGGCTCTGAAGTTTTAATTAAGAACGTCGGCCTCAATCCTACGCGTACGGGTGTAATTAAGGTTTTAAAAAGAATGGGCGCGAAGATTCAGGTGCCAGGTGCCAGGTGCCAGGTGCCAGGATTTGAACCAATGGGTAATCTGATAGTTAAAAGCAGCCAATTAAAAGGTACAATTGTAAAAGAAAAAGAGATACCTTCCTTGATAGATGAGTTGCCTATTCTCATGGTCGCTGCCTGTTATGCACGGGGCAAGACGGTATTTGAGGGAGTCGGCGAACTACGCGTGAAAGAGACAGACCGTATAAGATCCATGTCCGCTAATTTAATAAAGATGGGGGCGCGGATAAGGGTTATAAAAAAAGACAAGTCTGAGGATCTCATCGTCTACGGGGTTAGAGAGCTCAAAGGGGCTTCTGTAAAGAGCTACGCCGACCACCGCACTGCCATGAGTATGGTTGTCGCCGCCTTGAGGGCACGGGGCGTAACCAGAATAGATGATGTAGCCTGCATAAATAAGTCTTTCCCTAATTTCTTGACTCTCCTAAAGGCCCTCCTGCACTAA